From the genome of Anopheles merus strain MAF chromosome X, AmerM5.1, whole genome shotgun sequence, one region includes:
- the LOC121597909 gene encoding E3 ubiquitin-protein ligase SIAH2 — translation MADSASAAGESCPGDTAEPELAVVRLRSLDESQSPSIRSDGSGSGGCRKSSLYVYGDGQFSITLKHYDSIVSEVKCPGCAEPMDGPITMCGTGHSICAVCRVKRGTCPLCGDRVTELRNYTLEAIVSKVQFPCRNAVKGCSVRLPLQLLRWHKERCGYKLIECFMGKVWGGCGWHGCERDWLAHCLAEHADHVHEDRCVELQWAYGAEAAQRAPELQLVVAYHVVRAYGEAFNLYQVYDQDSRTVLWTVICATKESQVSGRYAFELELYSPVNTWQLLVQRFPCHSELDPDFLKDGHCAKLPLADALRFMTEDKVLHYRVRVLEVGPSRTQSLMKLNTGGGGNSISTSATHLPTNYCCKNIENVNLKAVPEGNIICRKQPAHNSETAGTPDDDEVFLPYVDEEEEEARPIAGAGKSVRIHSEPNSPSRTASLRVACSVPVLAQPPSGDDADPRQEVELQPIQQLVRVRISEREPPVKLQAQYGAVRKATGAAERGASSESLAHKPSKGGTGLSKFYNVTMYKAAKFLDKKGIK, via the exons ATGGCAGACAGTGCCAGTGCGGCGGGAGAATCGTGCCCGGGCGATACGGCCGAACCGGAGCTGGCGGTGGTCCGGCTGCGCTCGCTCGACGAGTCCCAGTCGCCGAGCATCCGGTCGGACGGGTCCGGGTCCGGCGGCTGCCGCAAGTCCTCGCTGTACGTGTACGGCGACGGGCAGTTCAGCATCACGCTCAAGCACTACGACAGCATCGTGAGCGAGGTGAAGTGCCCGGGCTGTGCGGAGCCGATGGACGGGCCGATCACGATGTGCGGCACCGGGCACAGCATCTGCGCGGTGTGTCGCGTCAAGCGGGGCACCTGTCCGCTCTGCGGCGACCGGGTGACCGAGCTGCGCAACTACACGCTCGAGGCGATCGTGTCGAAGGTGCAGTTCCCGTGCAGGAACGCCGTCAAGGGTTGCTCGGTCCGGCTgccgctgcagctgctgcgctGGCACAAGGAGCGGTGCGGCTACAAGCTGATCGAGTGCTTCATGGGCAAGGTGTGGGGCGGGTGCGGCTGGCACGGGTGCGAGCGGGACTGGCTGGCGCACTGTCTGGCCGAGCACGCCGACCACGTGCACGAGGACCGGTGCGTGGAGCTGCAGTGGGCGTACGGGGCCGAGGCGGCCCAGCGCGCACCCGAGCTGCAGCTGGTGGTCGCGTACCACGTGGTGCGCGCGTACGGCGAAGCGTTCAACCTGTACCAGGTGTACGACCAGGACAGCCGCACCGTACTGTGGACGGTGATCTGCGCCACCAAGGAGTCGCAGGTGAGTGGGCGGTACGCGTTCGAGCTGGAGCTGTACTCGCCGGTCAACACCTGGCAGCTGCTGGTGCAGCGCTTCCCGTGCCACTCGGAGCTCGATCCCGACTTTCTCAAGGATGGCCACTGCGCGAAACTGCCGCTTGCCGATGCGCTACGCTTCATGACGGAAGATAAG GTACTGCACTATCGCGTTCGCGTACTTGAGGTAGGGCCCTCGCGCACCCAAAGCTTGATGAAGCTAAAcactggcggcggcggcaacagTATCAGCACCTCGGCCACACACCTGCCCACCAACTACTGCTGCAAGAACATCGAAAACGTCAACCTGAAAGCGGTTCCGGAAGGGAACATCATCTGCCGGAAGCAGCCGGCTCACAACAGCGAGACGGCCGGCACACCGGACGATGACGAAGTCTTTCTACCGTACGtagacgaggaggaggaggaagcgaGGCCGATTGCAGGCGCGGGCAAATCGGTGCGCATACACTCCGAACCGAACTCGCCCAGCCGCACGGCCAGCCTGCGGGTGGCATGCTCCGTTCCCGTGCTGGCCCAGCCGCCGAGCGGCGATGATGCCGATCCGCGGCAAGAGGTCGAGCTGCAGCCGATCCAGCAGCTGGTGCGGGTCAGGATTTCCGAGCGCGAGCCACCGGTCAAGCTGCAGGCACAGTACGGTGCAGTCCGCAAGGCGACCGGGGCGGCCGAGCGGGGCGCCTCGAGCGAAAGCCTGGCGCACAAGCCCAGCAAGGGCGGTACGGGTCTGTCCAAGTTCTACAACGTCACCATGTACAAGGCGGCCAAGTTTCTGGACAAGAAGGGCATCAAGTGA